A single Lentimicrobiaceae bacterium DNA region contains:
- a CDS encoding caspase family protein yields MKKFSLLIVLCLSVTLASTQTKVIKGKSQGKKIEFNKTSTLVGSKALPDLVITGEKFTDQNGNNMIDADENCTIKFKVQNIGKGDARNVVVRAMLKDKEVTGLNFKSTYELGTIAPESSREITIPIKAVMEIENKVAEFRIEVIEERGLDAFPLEMKIETQQFQYPEIVVTDAIFSTEDGGTIKLNYPITLKLIVQNIGQGLGKNVTAKFIFPNPNCLVMDTNFFNIGNLKSGESKELNFEFTASRRYTFNEIPVNIDLNESYNKYSKDTVFSVNLTQNLQARKNVVVEGVKTEGQQIQIASLSAEVDKNIPPNPEKHPNRFAIIIGNEEYTKYQRGLGNEINVAYARNDATIFKDYVFNTLGVEEQNISFLTDATSSEIEQKIDLISKLATKTGPEAEIIFYYAGHGLPDENSKDPYLIPVDVNGTNLNFAIKLTDMYQKLVATGASRVTVFLDACFSGGSREAGLIAARGVKVKPKDETLSGNLVVFSASSGEQSALPYKDKQHGIFTYYLLKKLQESKGNISYADLSKYIQKNVSLESLRINQKEQDPQVNVSADIINTWSSWMMYAPPAPAPVLPPTENIETK; encoded by the coding sequence ATGAAAAAGTTTTCTTTGCTCATTGTACTATGTTTGAGCGTAACACTTGCTTCTACTCAGACAAAAGTTATCAAGGGAAAAAGCCAGGGCAAAAAAATTGAATTCAACAAAACTTCTACCTTGGTAGGTTCAAAAGCCTTACCCGATTTGGTAATTACTGGTGAAAAATTCACCGACCAAAACGGTAATAATATGATTGATGCCGACGAAAACTGCACAATCAAATTCAAAGTTCAGAACATCGGGAAGGGGGATGCCCGCAATGTGGTGGTAAGAGCCATGCTGAAGGACAAAGAAGTAACCGGATTGAACTTTAAATCCACCTACGAACTGGGAACCATTGCTCCTGAGTCTTCCCGCGAAATTACTATTCCTATCAAGGCTGTCATGGAAATTGAAAACAAGGTTGCTGAATTCAGGATCGAAGTAATAGAAGAAAGAGGGCTGGATGCATTCCCGCTTGAAATGAAAATAGAAACTCAGCAGTTTCAATATCCTGAAATCGTTGTAACTGATGCCATTTTCAGCACAGAAGACGGGGGAACCATCAAACTGAATTACCCCATCACACTAAAACTCATTGTGCAAAATATTGGTCAGGGTTTAGGCAAAAATGTTACTGCAAAATTCATTTTTCCCAATCCCAACTGTTTGGTAATGGACACCAATTTTTTCAACATCGGAAATCTGAAAAGCGGAGAATCCAAAGAACTTAATTTTGAATTTACTGCTAGCCGTCGCTATACATTTAACGAAATCCCGGTTAATATTGATTTAAACGAAAGCTATAATAAATATTCAAAAGATACAGTTTTTTCGGTTAACCTGACCCAAAACCTGCAGGCAAGAAAAAATGTGGTCGTAGAAGGTGTTAAAACCGAAGGACAGCAAATACAAATAGCCTCCTTATCGGCAGAAGTTGATAAAAATATCCCGCCAAATCCAGAAAAACATCCCAACAGGTTTGCTATTATTATTGGTAACGAAGAATATACCAAATATCAGCGCGGACTTGGCAACGAGATTAATGTTGCTTATGCCCGAAACGATGCTACCATTTTTAAAGATTATGTATTTAATACCCTTGGCGTAGAAGAACAAAATATCAGCTTCCTTACCGATGCCACTTCGAGTGAAATTGAACAAAAAATCGATCTTATCAGCAAATTAGCTACAAAAACAGGACCCGAAGCAGAAATTATCTTCTACTATGCCGGACATGGACTCCCCGACGAAAACTCCAAAGACCCTTACCTGATCCCCGTAGATGTAAACGGAACCAATTTGAACTTTGCCATTAAATTAACCGATATGTACCAGAAATTGGTCGCCACCGGAGCATCGCGGGTTACAGTATTTTTGGATGCCTGTTTTTCAGGAGGAAGCCGCGAAGCAGGACTTATTGCTGCCCGCGGAGTAAAAGTGAAGCCCAAAGATGAAACCCTTTCTGGCAACCTGGTAGTATTTTCGGCAAGTTCAGGCGAACAATCGGCACTTCCCTATAAAGATAAACAACATGGAATTTTTACGTATTATCTGCTGAAAAAGCTCCAGGAAAGCAAAGGCAACATTTCCTATGCCGATTTATCGAAATATATTCAGAAAAATGTATCTCTCGAATCATTACGTATCAACCAAAAAGAACAAGACCCGCAGGTAAATGTAAGTGCCGACATCATCAATACATGGTCGTCATGGATGATGTATGCACCCCCCGCACCCGCACCCGTACTACCACCCACTGAAAATATTGAAACAAAATAA